The Lacerta agilis isolate rLacAgi1 chromosome 5, rLacAgi1.pri, whole genome shotgun sequence genome has a segment encoding these proteins:
- the PANK1 gene encoding pantothenate kinase 1 isoform X5, translating to MDIGGTLVKLVYFEPKDITAEEEQEEVENLKSIRKYLTSNTAYGKTGIRDVHLELKNLTMCGRKGNLHFIRFPSCAMHRFIEMGSEKNFSSLHTTLCATGGGAYKFEEDFRMIADLQLHKLDELDCLIQGLLYVDSVGFNGHPECYYFENPADPERCQKKPCCLDNPFPMLLVNIGSGVSILAVYSKDNYKRVTGTSLGGGTFLGLCCLLTGCETFEEALEMAAKGDSTNVDKLVKDIYGGDYERFGLQGSAVASSFGNMMSKEKRDSISKEDLARATLVTITNNIGSIARMCALNENIERVVFVGNFLRINMVAMKVLAYAMDYWSKGQLKALFLEHEGYFGAVGALLELLKMTDDQ from the exons ATGGATATTGGTGGGACGCTTGTGAAACTGGTCTACTTTGAACCAAAGGACATTACTGCCgaggaggaacaggaggaggTGGAAAACCTGAAAAGCATCAGGAAGTACTTGACTTCCAATACAGCCTATGGCAAAACTGGGATTCGAGATGTCCACCTCGAACTGAAAAACTTGACTATGTGTGGGCGGAAAGGGAACCTTCATTTCATTCGTTTTCCAAGCTGTGCTATGCACAGGTTCATAGAGATGGGTAGTGAAAAGAACTTCTCAAGCTTGCACACCACGCTTTGTGCCACGGGAGGCGGAGCTTACAAGTTTGAAGAAGACTTTCGAATG ATTGCTGACCTCCAGCTTCATAAGCTAGATGAGTTGGACTGCTTGATCCAGGGCCTGCTCTATGTGGATTCTGTCGGTTTCAACGGCCACCCGGAGTGCTATTATTTCGAAAACCCTGCAGATCCTGAACGGTGTCAGAAAAAGCCTTGCTGCCTTGATAACCCTTTTCCTATGTTGCTGGTTAACATAGGCTCCGGGGTCAGCATCTTAGCTGTGTATTCCAAGGACAACTATAAGAGAGTTACAGGGACCAG TCTCGGTGGTGGTACATTCCTGGGCCTGTGTTGTTTGCTGACCGGCTGTGAGACTTTCGAAGAAGCTCTGGAAATGGCAGCTAAAGGGGACAGCACCAATGTTGATAAGTTGGTGAAGGATATTTATGGAGGAGACTATGAACGGTTTGGTCTTCAGGGATCTGCCGTAGCATCAAG CTTCGGCAACATGATGAGCAAAGAAAAGCGAGATTCCATCAGCAAAGAGGACCTGGCAAGAGCGACCTTAGTTACCATCACCAATAACATCGGCTCCATCGCTCGGATGTGTGCTCTGAATGAG AACATTGAGAGGGTGGTGTTTGTCGGAAACTTCCTGAGAATCAACATGGTCGCTATGAAGGTACTTGCATATGCCATGGACTACTGGTCAAAGGGACAACTCAAAGCTCTCTTTTTGGAACACGAG GGTTATTTCGGTGCTGTTGGGGCCCTTCTGGAATTGCTTAAAATGACAGATGATCAATGA
- the PANK1 gene encoding pantothenate kinase 1 isoform X2, with protein sequence MRLNLCWLCIFILVNTCCQRNSFAVVQMAFPWFGMDIGGTLVKLVYFEPKDITAEEEQEEVENLKSIRKYLTSNTAYGKTGIRDVHLELKNLTMCGRKGNLHFIRFPSCAMHRFIEMGSEKNFSSLHTTLCATGGGAYKFEEDFRMIADLQLHKLDELDCLIQGLLYVDSVGFNGHPECYYFENPADPERCQKKPCCLDNPFPMLLVNIGSGVSILAVYSKDNYKRVTGTSLGGGTFLGLCCLLTGCETFEEALEMAAKGDSTNVDKLVKDIYGGDYERFGLQGSAVASSFGNMMSKEKRDSISKEDLARATLVTITNNIGSIARMCALNENIERVVFVGNFLRINMVAMKVLAYAMDYWSKGQLKALFLEHEGYFGAVGALLELLKMTDDQ encoded by the exons CGTTCCCCTGGTTTGGCATGGATATTGGTGGGACGCTTGTGAAACTGGTCTACTTTGAACCAAAGGACATTACTGCCgaggaggaacaggaggaggTGGAAAACCTGAAAAGCATCAGGAAGTACTTGACTTCCAATACAGCCTATGGCAAAACTGGGATTCGAGATGTCCACCTCGAACTGAAAAACTTGACTATGTGTGGGCGGAAAGGGAACCTTCATTTCATTCGTTTTCCAAGCTGTGCTATGCACAGGTTCATAGAGATGGGTAGTGAAAAGAACTTCTCAAGCTTGCACACCACGCTTTGTGCCACGGGAGGCGGAGCTTACAAGTTTGAAGAAGACTTTCGAATG ATTGCTGACCTCCAGCTTCATAAGCTAGATGAGTTGGACTGCTTGATCCAGGGCCTGCTCTATGTGGATTCTGTCGGTTTCAACGGCCACCCGGAGTGCTATTATTTCGAAAACCCTGCAGATCCTGAACGGTGTCAGAAAAAGCCTTGCTGCCTTGATAACCCTTTTCCTATGTTGCTGGTTAACATAGGCTCCGGGGTCAGCATCTTAGCTGTGTATTCCAAGGACAACTATAAGAGAGTTACAGGGACCAG TCTCGGTGGTGGTACATTCCTGGGCCTGTGTTGTTTGCTGACCGGCTGTGAGACTTTCGAAGAAGCTCTGGAAATGGCAGCTAAAGGGGACAGCACCAATGTTGATAAGTTGGTGAAGGATATTTATGGAGGAGACTATGAACGGTTTGGTCTTCAGGGATCTGCCGTAGCATCAAG CTTCGGCAACATGATGAGCAAAGAAAAGCGAGATTCCATCAGCAAAGAGGACCTGGCAAGAGCGACCTTAGTTACCATCACCAATAACATCGGCTCCATCGCTCGGATGTGTGCTCTGAATGAG AACATTGAGAGGGTGGTGTTTGTCGGAAACTTCCTGAGAATCAACATGGTCGCTATGAAGGTACTTGCATATGCCATGGACTACTGGTCAAAGGGACAACTCAAAGCTCTCTTTTTGGAACACGAG GGTTATTTCGGTGCTGTTGGGGCCCTTCTGGAATTGCTTAAAATGACAGATGATCAATGA
- the PANK1 gene encoding pantothenate kinase 1 isoform X4, with translation MKLIIDERHSFPWFGMDIGGTLVKLVYFEPKDITAEEEQEEVENLKSIRKYLTSNTAYGKTGIRDVHLELKNLTMCGRKGNLHFIRFPSCAMHRFIEMGSEKNFSSLHTTLCATGGGAYKFEEDFRMIADLQLHKLDELDCLIQGLLYVDSVGFNGHPECYYFENPADPERCQKKPCCLDNPFPMLLVNIGSGVSILAVYSKDNYKRVTGTSLGGGTFLGLCCLLTGCETFEEALEMAAKGDSTNVDKLVKDIYGGDYERFGLQGSAVASSFGNMMSKEKRDSISKEDLARATLVTITNNIGSIARMCALNENIERVVFVGNFLRINMVAMKVLAYAMDYWSKGQLKALFLEHEGYFGAVGALLELLKMTDDQ, from the exons CGTTCCCCTGGTTTGGCATGGATATTGGTGGGACGCTTGTGAAACTGGTCTACTTTGAACCAAAGGACATTACTGCCgaggaggaacaggaggaggTGGAAAACCTGAAAAGCATCAGGAAGTACTTGACTTCCAATACAGCCTATGGCAAAACTGGGATTCGAGATGTCCACCTCGAACTGAAAAACTTGACTATGTGTGGGCGGAAAGGGAACCTTCATTTCATTCGTTTTCCAAGCTGTGCTATGCACAGGTTCATAGAGATGGGTAGTGAAAAGAACTTCTCAAGCTTGCACACCACGCTTTGTGCCACGGGAGGCGGAGCTTACAAGTTTGAAGAAGACTTTCGAATG ATTGCTGACCTCCAGCTTCATAAGCTAGATGAGTTGGACTGCTTGATCCAGGGCCTGCTCTATGTGGATTCTGTCGGTTTCAACGGCCACCCGGAGTGCTATTATTTCGAAAACCCTGCAGATCCTGAACGGTGTCAGAAAAAGCCTTGCTGCCTTGATAACCCTTTTCCTATGTTGCTGGTTAACATAGGCTCCGGGGTCAGCATCTTAGCTGTGTATTCCAAGGACAACTATAAGAGAGTTACAGGGACCAG TCTCGGTGGTGGTACATTCCTGGGCCTGTGTTGTTTGCTGACCGGCTGTGAGACTTTCGAAGAAGCTCTGGAAATGGCAGCTAAAGGGGACAGCACCAATGTTGATAAGTTGGTGAAGGATATTTATGGAGGAGACTATGAACGGTTTGGTCTTCAGGGATCTGCCGTAGCATCAAG CTTCGGCAACATGATGAGCAAAGAAAAGCGAGATTCCATCAGCAAAGAGGACCTGGCAAGAGCGACCTTAGTTACCATCACCAATAACATCGGCTCCATCGCTCGGATGTGTGCTCTGAATGAG AACATTGAGAGGGTGGTGTTTGTCGGAAACTTCCTGAGAATCAACATGGTCGCTATGAAGGTACTTGCATATGCCATGGACTACTGGTCAAAGGGACAACTCAAAGCTCTCTTTTTGGAACACGAG GGTTATTTCGGTGCTGTTGGGGCCCTTCTGGAATTGCTTAAAATGACAGATGATCAATGA